In Desulfonatronospira thiodismutans ASO3-1, the sequence CAAATAATGATCCGGGAAAAGATTGAGTATAAAAACGAACCAGTTTTCCTCATTGACGGCAGTTCCTTTCTGTACCGGGCGTTTTATGCCTATCCGGATCTGAAGCGCTCCGACGGCCTGCCAACCAACGCCATCTATATAGTCATCCGCATGCTTTTAAAGATCGTTAAAGAGGAAAAGCCGGAGTATATGGGTTTTTTCCTGGATGGCAAGGGACCGACCTTTCGCCATGAACTGTATATCCCCTACAAGGCCCAGCGTCCCGGAATGCCCGAAGGACTGTCCGCACAGATCGAGCCTCTAAGGGAGGCGGTGCGGATTCTTGGAATCCCGGAATATACAGCCCAGGGGCTGGAGGCGGACGATCTTATTGCCGGTTATACTGAAATCTTCAAGAGCAAACATCCGGTGATCATAGTAGCTTCGGACAAGGACCTGAAACAGCTCCTGGATGATCATGTCTATCTCTGGGATCCGGGAGCAAAGAATGCCGAGATTCTTGACTGTGATGGATTCAGGCGCGAGACGGGCATAGGCCCTGAGCAATGGCCGGATTACCAGGCCCTGGTGGGGGACAGTTCGGACAACATCCCGGGAATACCCGGAGTGGGACCCAAGACCGCCCTGAACTGGCTGAAGAAATTCCCCTCCCTGGAAGAGCTGCAGGCGGGCCTGGATGAGCTGAAGCCAAAGGAACAGGAAAAGCTGCGGGAGCATATGGATGATGTTTTTCTGTACCGCAGGCTGACTAAGCTAAAGCCGGACTGTTTGAGCGGGGCCGGACTGGAAACCCTCAAGACAAGGCCGGCTGATCCGGTTGAGCTTCAAAAATTTCTGGATGAATACGAGTTTAAAAGCCTCAAGAACGAGATCCCGGGAAGCCAGGAACTTAAGCATGAGCAGAGCCGGGAAAAGGGCGGGGTGCAGAAGGCCTGGGCTGAAAAAGAAGAGCTGCCTGATTGCCGGGGACAGATTACCGGGCTTTACCTTGGCCAGGACAGTTACCTGGTGGCCCTGGAAGACCAGGAATGGGAGGTATCGAAAAAAACGCCGCCCATTGAAAAGCTTGAATTTTGCAAAAAATATGTATTTTCCCTGAAAGATCTGTACAGGGAAAATCAGGACTGGATGCAGGAACCTGTGTCCGGTTTTTTTGATATTTCCCTGGGGGTGTACCTGCTTAATCCGGAAGAAAGGGATTACAGTTTTGATCGGATATTCAGAACATATGCTCCTGAAATTGCGGTGCACCGGGAGAACAGGGCTGTGGCTGCCCTGAAGATCGGCCAGATGGTGGAAAAACGACTTGATGCCGCTGGTCTTCTTGGGCTTATGCAGGAGCTGGAGATGCCCCTGGTGCCGGTGCTTTGCCGCATGGAATCCGCGGGAATAGGCATCGACCTGGCGGCTTTTGACAATTTTCTAAGGCAGGTGAAAAAAAGCCTGGATGATTTGACCGCCAGTATCTATTCCCTGGCCGGAAAAGAATTCAATATCCGCTCCACCCAGCAGACGGCCCAGGTTCTTTTTGATGAACTGGGTCTCAAGGCCAGGCGCAAGACTCCTAAAGGGGCTTATTCCACCTCCAACGTGGTCCTGGAGTCCATGCGCCGCGACCACGACATTGTTGATCTTATTTTACAGTACAGAACACTGGAAAAGCTGCGTTCCACCTACCTGGAACCCCTGCCCAGAAAGGTGGACGTCGGGGGCAGGCTGCACACCACTTTCAATCAGCTGGCCACGGCTACCGGGCGTCTTTCCAGCAGCAACCCCAACCTGCAGAACATTCCCATCAAGGGGGAGTTCGGCCCCAGAATGCGGGCCTGTTTCAAGCCCTCCAAGGGCAAGCTCCTGGTGGCTGCGGACTACTCCCAGATCGAGCTGCGCATACTGGCGCATATGTCCATGGATCCCAATCTGCTCCAGGCCTTCGGAGGCAATGAGGATATACACCGTCGCACGGCCGGGCTTTTGTTCGACAAGGATATACAAGAGGTCAGCCAGGATGAGCGGCGCAAGGCCAAGACCATAAATTTCGGACTGCTGTACGGGATGGGGCCACAGAAGCTGAGCCGGGAGCTTAGCATATCCATGGAAGAGGCCAAAGAATTCATAAGTGTTTACTTCAGTAAGCTGGACAGGGTGCGGGACTTTTATCAGCAGATCGAGGAAAAGGCCCAGGAGCAGGGGTATGTGACTACCATGGCCGGGCGCAGACGTCTTCTGCCGGATATAAATTCCAGAAACACCAACATGGCCCAGCAGGCCAGGCGTACCGCTGTCAACACCGTCATCCAGGGGTCGGCGGCGGATGTGATAAAAAAGGCCATGCTGGCTGTGGACAGCGATTCAGAGCTTCGTTCCCTGGGAAGCGTCATGGTTCTGCAGGTGCATGACGAACTGCTTCTGGAAGTGGATGCCCCCGTGGCCCAAAAGGCCGGGGAAAGGCTGGCCCGGGTCATGGCCGGAGTGGAGAGCCTGGAGGTGCCTTTGCTGGTGGAGTGGGGAACCGGGGAGAACTGGGCCGAGGCTCATGGGTGATTTTGGGAATTTTGGGATTCTGGGATTGGGGAATTAGGGAATTTAGGGATTGGGGGATTTTGGGATTGAGGGATTGGGGAATTGGGGGATTATGGGTGGGGACAGATACTCAGCTGAAGGCAAAATAATACGAGACTCTGAGGGATACTGTCGATACCGATTCCGATACCGATCCCGACCCCGAGAAAGATTGGCAGGTCCCTGAAAGCATAATGGAATATATTCTATGAACAAGCTTACCTATCTGACTCCTGAAAAAGGGCCGCTGCCGGAGCAGGTGCGCAGGGCCATGAGCCGAGACGTATGGGGCCTGAGGGAGCAGGAGATAAAAGAGGCATGCATCAGGATCG encodes:
- the polA gene encoding DNA polymerase I, yielding MIREKIEYKNEPVFLIDGSSFLYRAFYAYPDLKRSDGLPTNAIYIVIRMLLKIVKEEKPEYMGFFLDGKGPTFRHELYIPYKAQRPGMPEGLSAQIEPLREAVRILGIPEYTAQGLEADDLIAGYTEIFKSKHPVIIVASDKDLKQLLDDHVYLWDPGAKNAEILDCDGFRRETGIGPEQWPDYQALVGDSSDNIPGIPGVGPKTALNWLKKFPSLEELQAGLDELKPKEQEKLREHMDDVFLYRRLTKLKPDCLSGAGLETLKTRPADPVELQKFLDEYEFKSLKNEIPGSQELKHEQSREKGGVQKAWAEKEELPDCRGQITGLYLGQDSYLVALEDQEWEVSKKTPPIEKLEFCKKYVFSLKDLYRENQDWMQEPVSGFFDISLGVYLLNPEERDYSFDRIFRTYAPEIAVHRENRAVAALKIGQMVEKRLDAAGLLGLMQELEMPLVPVLCRMESAGIGIDLAAFDNFLRQVKKSLDDLTASIYSLAGKEFNIRSTQQTAQVLFDELGLKARRKTPKGAYSTSNVVLESMRRDHDIVDLILQYRTLEKLRSTYLEPLPRKVDVGGRLHTTFNQLATATGRLSSSNPNLQNIPIKGEFGPRMRACFKPSKGKLLVAADYSQIELRILAHMSMDPNLLQAFGGNEDIHRRTAGLLFDKDIQEVSQDERRKAKTINFGLLYGMGPQKLSRELSISMEEAKEFISVYFSKLDRVRDFYQQIEEKAQEQGYVTTMAGRRRLLPDINSRNTNMAQQARRTAVNTVIQGSAADVIKKAMLAVDSDSELRSLGSVMVLQVHDELLLEVDAPVAQKAGERLARVMAGVESLEVPLLVEWGTGENWAEAHG